One window from the genome of Nitrospinota bacterium encodes:
- a CDS encoding DJ-1/PfpI family protein, protein MGKRILIVIAQHRFRDEEFEHPKAVFAQKGFTVTVAAPEKKEATGMKGAKVMPDLSIADAATQQYDAVVVVGGGGAREDLWNNRTLFNILNAHHAAGKPVAAICIAPVALAHAGLLKGISATVYKEPDTLAEFAKHGAKLEEKDVVVSGRIVTANGPAAARQFGQAVAALLA, encoded by the coding sequence ATGGGTAAACGGATACTTATCGTCATCGCACAGCACAGATTCCGCGACGAGGAATTTGAGCACCCCAAGGCCGTTTTCGCCCAAAAAGGCTTCACCGTGACGGTGGCCGCTCCGGAAAAAAAAGAGGCCACCGGCATGAAGGGGGCGAAGGTCATGCCCGATTTGTCGATCGCCGACGCCGCAACGCAACAGTATGACGCCGTCGTGGTGGTGGGCGGCGGCGGCGCGCGGGAAGACCTCTGGAATAACCGGACGCTCTTCAATATCCTGAACGCCCACCACGCCGCCGGTAAACCGGTGGCCGCCATCTGCATCGCCCCGGTGGCGCTGGCGCATGCGGGACTGCTTAAAGGGATTTCCGCCACCGTCTACAAAGAGCCCGATACGCTGGCTGAATTCGCCAAACATGGGGCGAAACTGGAAGAGAAAGACGTAGTGGTGTCGGGCCGCATCGTCACCGCCAACGGA